From Apium graveolens cultivar Ventura chromosome 9, ASM990537v1, whole genome shotgun sequence, the proteins below share one genomic window:
- the LOC141684453 gene encoding large ribosomal subunit protein uL2-like, translating to MGRVIRAQRKGAGSVFKSHTHHRKGPARFRSLDFGERNGYLKGVVTEIIHDPGRGAPLARVTFRHPFRYKHQKELFVAAEGMYTGQFIFCGKKANLMVGNVLPLRSIPEGAVVCNVEHHVGDRGTLARASGDYAIVISHNPDNGTSRIKLPSGSKKIVPSGCRAMIGQVAGGGRTEKPMLKAGNAYHKYRVKRNCWPKVRGVAMNPVEHPHGGGNHQHIGHASTVRRDAPPGKKVGLIAARRTGRLRGQAAATASKADKA from the exons ATGGGTCGTGTAATAAGAGCACAACGTAAAGGAGCAGGCAGCGTATTCAAGTCCCACACTCACCACCGCAAGGGCCCAGCTCGTTTCCGCAGCCTCGATTTCGGCGAACGCAACGGCTATCTGAAAGGCGTGGTTACCGAGATTATCCATGACCCGGGTCGTGGAGCTCCGCTCGCTCGGGTCACTTTTCGCCACCCGTTTCGATACAAGCATCAGAAAGAACTGTTTGTTGCTGCTGAGGGGATGTATACTGGTCAGTTTATATTTTGTGGCAAAAAAGCTAATTTGATGGTTGGAAATGTTTTGCCTCTTAGGTCTATTCCTGAAGGTGCTGTGGTTTGTAATGTCGAGCATCATGTCGGTGATCGCGGCACTCTTGCTAGAGCTTCTGGGGATTATGCTATTGTTATTAGTCATAATCCTGATAACGGAACTTCTAG GATTAAACTTCCATCTGGCTCCAAGAAAATTGTACCTAGCGGTTGTCGTGCCATGATAGGGCAGGTCGCCGGAGGAGGAAGAACAGAGAAGCCGATGCTAAAGGCTGGTAATGCCTACCACAAGTATCGCGTGAAACGTAACTGCTGGCCCAAGGTTCGTGGTGTTGCTATGAATCCTGTCGAGCATCCTCATGGTGGTGGTAATCACCAACATATTGGTCATGCCAGTACTGTACGTCGTGATGCTCCCCCTGGTAAAAAAGTTGGTCTCATTGCAGCCAGGAGGACTGGTCGGCTTCGTGGACAAGCTGCTGCTACAGCTTCAAAAGCTGATAAAGCTTAA